A genomic segment from Tuwongella immobilis encodes:
- a CDS encoding metallophosphoesterase family protein yields the protein MRILLISDIHANWVALQSIREPFDCCVCLGDLVDYGPEPGRCIDWVERHAMITVRGNHDHAVAQGVQTCGMHGFRFLSGVTRYLSAERTTAEQRRYLGRLPTRIFRTIGGKRYLFVHATPRDPMDEYATPDPELWAKRLDGLDVDVVCVGHTHHPYCVQVGSKLVINPGSVGLPRDGDPRLSYAILDGDRVTLHRQEYDVDAVVRLVEESNLPLRAKQMLTEVYRNGKLAPQLAEPTVTSVVASSVLR from the coding sequence ATGCGGATTCTGCTGATTTCGGATATTCATGCGAATTGGGTCGCATTGCAATCCATTCGAGAACCGTTCGATTGCTGTGTCTGTCTGGGCGATCTCGTCGATTACGGCCCAGAGCCGGGCCGCTGCATCGATTGGGTCGAACGCCACGCGATGATTACCGTCCGTGGAAACCACGATCATGCCGTGGCGCAGGGCGTGCAAACCTGTGGAATGCACGGATTTCGCTTCCTGTCCGGTGTGACACGCTATTTGAGTGCGGAGCGAACGACGGCGGAGCAGCGCCGGTATCTTGGGCGGTTACCCACGCGCATCTTCCGCACCATTGGCGGAAAACGCTACCTGTTCGTGCATGCGACGCCGCGTGATCCGATGGATGAATATGCCACGCCAGATCCGGAATTGTGGGCTAAACGGCTGGATGGCCTGGATGTGGATGTGGTCTGTGTTGGGCACACGCATCATCCGTACTGCGTGCAGGTTGGGTCGAAACTGGTCATCAATCCGGGCAGTGTTGGCCTGCCTCGGGATGGGGATCCGCGGCTCAGTTATGCAATCCTGGACGGCGATCGCGTGACGCTCCATCGGCAGGAATATGATGTTGATGCAGTCGTGCGATTAGTTGAAGAGTCGAACCTTCCGTTACGCGCCAAACAGATGTTGACGGAGGTGTATCGCAACGGAAAGCTCGCCCCTCAATTGGCGGAACCGACGGTTACTTCGGTGGTTGCTTCGAGCGTTCTTCGATGA
- a CDS encoding PVC-type heme-binding CxxCH protein has translation MRYAILRPLLVGFSLLWLVPMASAQRNATVPDPDPEIERKTFQVPEGFEVSLYAADPMLAKPIQMNFDPKGRLWVAASEVYPQVKPGQQPTDKILILEDTNHDGKADKTTVFADGLLIPTGVEPGDGGAYVANSTELLHMADTNGDGKADRTKVMLSGFGTEDTHHIIHTFRWGQDGQLYFNQSIYIHSHLETPFGPRRLLGGGVWMYRPETGRIEVFVRGLVNGWGHHWDHYGTSFLTDGAGGEGINYALPGAYYVTAVGAARTLQGLNPGSPKYCGLETISSANMPDEWQGNLLTNDFRAHRVCRFVLREDGAGFASREQVELIKSNHPAFRPVDIKVGPDGAIYIADWYNPIINHGEVDFRDPRRDKTHGRIWRITYKGKPLQKVIDFTALSTPELLDQLKSPIAYNRQQAKRVLKERGADAVRPELDRWLAALPTTGAQVEHHRLEALWMYQSLDILQPELLQQLLRAGEPRIREAATRVVSQWSERLPNALELLATRVVDEHPRVRLEAVRALAGIPQPRAIELAMLALDKPVDRFLDYALWLTAWERRDEWLPALREGQITFGGNSSHLLFALKAAGSNDVVPPLVALVKAGKVSADSEAAVLGMLANLGGPNELRLVYDRLLASPAARQAPLLAALEQAARVRKVEPTGDRETVLKLLASDNDATRVAAVRLAGRWKLEAAREPLARIASSAMASPSLRQAALDGLLALGGKATLETLQTLAKSADAAIRQQALIAYLEVDDAAAVASALTFLQEPATAKLDISELVTAIATRKTAPGKLRAALEGKTVSPDVAKLAIRAIRATGRPDDALIAEFSKSGSLNAKTRTLSPSEMQQFLADVQSQGNAARGELIFRKSEQQCLKCHGVGGAGGQVGPDLTSIGASAPVDYLVESLLMPNKAIKEGYNSYVIGLETGQVVTGIKVREANGELILRGADGKDQVIPTKLIEERADGKSLMPEGLVDTLTRAELVDLVRFLSELGKLGPYALTKARLVRSWQQFPESPELEKLLAKSDGSFEQFLANGGVPTEAVYSMVSGELPMVSLNRLKLARFQIDVTTAGKFELAIANPQGLRLWVGATPTPVSDRITVDLPVGVHTVTLVSSDSNRQAPYRVELLDSPGSPARVAIVTGK, from the coding sequence ATGCGTTATGCTATCCTTCGCCCGCTTCTGGTGGGCTTCTCATTGTTGTGGCTGGTGCCGATGGCGTCGGCCCAGCGAAATGCAACCGTCCCCGATCCCGATCCGGAAATCGAACGCAAGACGTTCCAAGTGCCGGAAGGATTCGAGGTCAGCCTCTATGCCGCTGACCCGATGTTGGCCAAGCCGATTCAGATGAATTTCGACCCCAAGGGGCGACTCTGGGTGGCCGCCAGCGAAGTCTATCCGCAGGTGAAGCCCGGACAGCAGCCCACGGATAAGATCCTCATTTTGGAGGATACTAATCACGATGGCAAAGCCGACAAAACGACCGTATTTGCCGATGGGCTGCTGATTCCGACCGGCGTGGAGCCGGGCGACGGCGGTGCCTATGTTGCCAATTCGACCGAACTGCTGCACATGGCCGACACCAACGGCGACGGGAAAGCCGATCGCACCAAGGTGATGCTCTCCGGCTTCGGCACCGAAGACACGCACCACATCATTCACACGTTCCGTTGGGGACAAGACGGTCAGCTCTACTTCAATCAATCGATTTACATTCACTCGCACCTGGAGACTCCCTTCGGGCCACGTCGATTGCTCGGCGGCGGGGTGTGGATGTATCGCCCTGAAACGGGTCGGATCGAGGTGTTCGTGCGAGGGTTGGTCAATGGTTGGGGCCACCACTGGGATCATTACGGCACTTCGTTCCTGACCGATGGCGCGGGTGGCGAAGGGATCAACTATGCGCTGCCGGGTGCCTATTATGTCACGGCGGTGGGTGCGGCCCGAACGCTGCAAGGGCTGAATCCGGGAAGTCCGAAGTATTGCGGCCTGGAAACCATCAGCAGCGCCAACATGCCGGATGAATGGCAAGGCAACCTGCTGACCAATGATTTTCGCGCACATCGGGTCTGTCGATTCGTGCTGCGGGAAGATGGGGCCGGGTTCGCCTCGCGGGAACAGGTCGAACTGATTAAGTCGAATCACCCGGCGTTCCGTCCCGTGGATATCAAGGTGGGACCGGATGGGGCGATTTACATTGCCGACTGGTACAACCCGATTATCAACCATGGCGAAGTCGATTTCCGCGATCCGCGTCGGGATAAGACTCACGGTCGAATCTGGCGGATCACCTACAAGGGCAAGCCGCTGCAAAAGGTGATCGACTTCACCGCGTTGAGCACGCCGGAATTGCTGGATCAACTGAAATCGCCGATTGCCTACAATCGCCAACAAGCGAAGCGCGTGCTGAAGGAACGCGGTGCGGATGCCGTGCGTCCGGAATTGGATCGCTGGCTGGCTGCGCTGCCGACGACGGGAGCGCAAGTCGAGCATCATCGCTTGGAAGCGCTTTGGATGTATCAATCGTTGGATATTCTCCAACCGGAACTGTTGCAGCAATTGCTGCGAGCGGGCGAACCGCGGATTCGTGAAGCGGCCACGCGGGTCGTCTCGCAATGGTCCGAACGTCTGCCGAATGCGTTGGAACTGCTGGCGACTCGCGTTGTCGATGAACACCCCCGCGTCCGTCTGGAAGCGGTCCGTGCTTTGGCCGGAATCCCGCAACCTCGGGCAATCGAACTGGCGATGTTGGCGTTGGATAAGCCGGTCGATCGCTTCCTGGACTATGCACTGTGGTTAACCGCATGGGAACGTCGCGATGAGTGGCTGCCCGCACTGCGCGAAGGGCAGATCACCTTCGGCGGCAATTCGTCGCATCTGCTGTTCGCTCTGAAAGCCGCCGGGTCAAACGATGTCGTACCGCCATTGGTGGCGTTGGTGAAGGCGGGCAAAGTGTCGGCGGATAGCGAAGCTGCGGTGCTGGGGATGCTCGCCAACCTGGGTGGCCCCAATGAGTTGCGATTGGTGTACGATCGTCTGCTCGCCTCGCCAGCCGCACGCCAAGCACCGCTCTTGGCCGCGCTCGAACAGGCGGCCCGTGTGCGGAAGGTCGAGCCGACCGGCGATCGTGAGACCGTCCTCAAGTTGCTAGCCAGCGACAACGATGCCACCCGAGTGGCGGCTGTTCGTTTGGCCGGTCGTTGGAAACTCGAGGCGGCCCGGGAACCGCTGGCGCGCATCGCTTCGTCGGCGATGGCCTCGCCGAGTCTTCGGCAGGCGGCTTTGGATGGCTTGCTCGCACTCGGTGGCAAGGCGACGCTCGAAACGCTGCAAACCCTTGCGAAATCGGCGGATGCGGCGATTCGTCAGCAAGCATTGATCGCCTACTTGGAAGTGGATGATGCGGCGGCCGTGGCCAGTGCGTTGACCTTCCTGCAAGAGCCCGCAACGGCGAAACTCGATATCAGCGAACTGGTTACGGCGATTGCGACCCGAAAAACCGCACCCGGAAAGTTGCGAGCCGCTCTGGAAGGCAAGACGGTGTCGCCGGATGTGGCGAAACTGGCGATTCGCGCGATTCGCGCCACCGGTCGTCCAGATGATGCGTTGATTGCCGAATTCAGCAAGTCCGGTTCGCTGAATGCCAAGACGCGGACGCTTTCGCCCAGCGAAATGCAGCAATTCTTGGCCGATGTGCAATCGCAAGGGAATGCCGCCCGTGGGGAGTTGATTTTCCGCAAGTCGGAACAGCAATGCCTGAAGTGCCACGGAGTTGGTGGGGCAGGCGGGCAGGTCGGACCGGATCTGACGAGCATTGGAGCGAGTGCCCCGGTCGATTATCTGGTCGAATCGCTGCTGATGCCGAATAAGGCGATCAAGGAAGGGTATAACTCGTATGTGATTGGTCTGGAAACGGGCCAAGTCGTGACGGGGATTAAGGTTCGGGAAGCAAACGGAGAACTGATCCTTCGCGGGGCCGATGGCAAGGATCAAGTCATCCCGACTAAGTTGATCGAAGAACGTGCGGATGGGAAATCGCTGATGCCGGAAGGGCTGGTCGATACGCTCACTCGCGCGGAATTGGTCGATCTGGTGCGGTTCCTCTCCGAATTGGGCAAACTCGGCCCGTATGCCTTGACCAAGGCCCGCTTGGTGCGATCGTGGCAGCAATTCCCCGAATCGCCCGAGTTGGAGAAACTGCTGGCGAAAAGCGACGGCAGCTTCGAGCAATTCCTGGCCAACGGCGGAGTGCCGACCGAAGCGGTGTACAGCATGGTCTCCGGGGAACTGCCGATGGTGAGTCTGAATCGCCTGAAGCTAGCCCGATTCCAAATTGATGTGACGACTGCAGGAAAGTTCGAGCTAGCGATTGCGAATCCGCAAGGACTTCGCCTGTGGGTGGGAGCGACGCCGACTCCGGTCAGTGATCGCATCACGGTGGATCTGCCGGTGGGTGTTCATACGGTTACACTGGTGAGCAGTGATTCGAATCGTCAGGCACCGTATCGGGTGGAGTTGCTCGATTCGCCGGGATCGCCCGCGCGAGTGGCAATTGTCACCGGGAAGTAA
- a CDS encoding serine hydrolase domain-containing protein — MLIRAVLGALTLLLVETRLAIGEEPKPSIPMTGTSDPLTQSLDDTMRDFMIEHGVVGASVAVAKDGKLVYARGFGFADRDTKRLVQPNTRFRIASVSKPITAIAVLKLAEQGKLKLDEPMLPQLQLQPYLRSNAKLDERIPKITIRQLLQHTAGLDRAVSGDPVFLPRRIRQAMELERLPNTQEIVRYTLGKPLAFDPGTKYVYSNVGYSILGRLIEQASGMPYERYCQQQVLAPLGVTRMQIGRSRIADRPADETRYYLPAEVSLQSLFDDGKCAPPDGSWNQETLDAVGGWIASAPDLARVISMFDHPKLGVLKDSSIVNQLTQRPTGIAPKEGAKSPVTYYGLGFLVRPNKEATANTIWHNGRLDGTSSLMVRWHDGRVWVVLLNGSVNAKQDALGDLIDPILGRAVLKNAQWPNDDQFLKWLAP, encoded by the coding sequence ATGCTGATCCGGGCTGTTTTGGGGGCACTGACCCTGCTGCTGGTGGAAACGCGACTGGCCATTGGCGAAGAGCCGAAGCCGTCGATTCCGATGACCGGAACGAGCGATCCACTGACGCAGTCCCTTGATGACACCATGCGCGATTTCATGATCGAACATGGCGTGGTGGGTGCATCGGTGGCGGTTGCCAAAGACGGCAAACTGGTTTACGCACGCGGTTTCGGGTTCGCCGATCGTGACACCAAGCGGCTCGTCCAACCCAACACGCGATTCCGAATCGCCAGTGTGAGCAAGCCAATCACCGCCATCGCAGTCTTGAAATTGGCAGAGCAGGGGAAACTCAAACTCGACGAGCCAATGCTGCCACAACTGCAATTGCAGCCATATCTTCGGTCCAATGCGAAGCTCGATGAGCGGATTCCGAAAATCACGATTCGACAATTGTTGCAGCATACGGCGGGGCTGGATCGCGCCGTCTCCGGCGACCCCGTCTTCCTCCCTCGCCGCATCCGCCAAGCGATGGAGTTGGAGCGACTGCCGAACACGCAGGAAATTGTGCGCTACACCTTGGGCAAACCGCTGGCGTTTGATCCGGGGACGAAATATGTGTATTCCAATGTTGGGTACAGCATTTTGGGACGGCTGATCGAGCAAGCCAGCGGGATGCCCTACGAACGCTACTGCCAGCAGCAAGTGCTTGCTCCGCTGGGAGTTACGCGGATGCAGATTGGCCGAAGTCGAATTGCCGATCGCCCCGCCGATGAGACACGGTATTACCTTCCAGCCGAAGTATCGCTTCAGAGTTTGTTCGATGATGGAAAATGCGCGCCGCCGGATGGTTCGTGGAATCAAGAGACGCTGGATGCCGTGGGCGGGTGGATTGCCTCGGCCCCGGATTTGGCCCGTGTGATCTCGATGTTCGATCATCCGAAATTGGGAGTATTGAAGGATTCGTCGATCGTTAATCAGTTGACGCAACGACCAACCGGCATCGCTCCGAAAGAGGGGGCGAAATCGCCGGTAACCTATTACGGGCTTGGCTTTCTGGTGCGTCCGAACAAGGAAGCGACCGCGAACACAATCTGGCACAATGGGCGGTTGGATGGCACATCGTCGCTGATGGTCCGCTGGCACGATGGCCGGGTCTGGGTGGTTCTCCTCAACGGCAGCGTCAATGCCAAGCAGGACGCTTTGGGTGATCTCATCGACCCCATTTTGGGACGAGCGGTGCTGAAGAATGCCCAATGGCCGAATGACGATCAGTTTCTCAAATGGCTGGCTCCATGA
- a CDS encoding AI-2E family transporter, with protein sequence MAIRLELKSDLTQEMDEMAASAENSSTSSVLDFGQRLQMLAYSLIVFSLIVYLLREFASVLQPLFIAVFLGYLVIPARRWLTRRGVPVIWAYGILTLVLILSILMVTQLVVSSVRDFRTRLPIYEERFQIQAVWLATIVPGTNPDAIGKSVESFFGDPERVNQMVGRILGTTFDSMVGILSLLGVILVFLMFWLAEQATFEKRIIRALTGQRSSQVLAIVKTINSAIARYIAVKTFVSLLTGILTGLALWIFDVDFTILWSVLTFVANFIPYLGSFVAVLLPVLLDWVQTGSLVHAAALLLILTGVQQFIGIVVEPWLIGKRLDLSPLVVILSLAFWGSLWGIPGMILAVPLVVVMRTILANIPQTMFLAILLANPDEPLTQGSVLDDQFVDGT encoded by the coding sequence GTGGCAATTCGCCTCGAACTCAAGAGCGACTTGACCCAGGAAATGGACGAAATGGCGGCATCGGCAGAAAATTCTTCGACTTCTTCGGTGCTGGACTTTGGACAACGGCTCCAAATGCTGGCGTATAGCCTGATTGTTTTTTCGCTAATTGTCTATTTGCTCCGCGAATTTGCGAGCGTTCTGCAACCGCTGTTTATCGCGGTCTTCCTGGGCTACCTCGTCATCCCTGCGCGGCGGTGGTTAACCCGACGTGGCGTGCCGGTCATCTGGGCCTATGGAATTCTGACATTGGTGCTCATCTTGAGCATTCTGATGGTGACGCAACTGGTGGTGAGCAGTGTTCGCGACTTTCGCACACGCTTGCCGATCTACGAGGAACGCTTCCAGATTCAGGCGGTGTGGTTGGCGACAATCGTGCCTGGAACCAATCCCGACGCCATCGGCAAAAGTGTGGAATCGTTCTTTGGCGATCCGGAACGCGTCAATCAGATGGTGGGTCGAATTTTGGGGACCACCTTCGATAGCATGGTCGGCATTCTGTCGTTGCTCGGCGTGATTCTTGTCTTCTTGATGTTCTGGCTGGCGGAACAGGCGACCTTCGAGAAGCGAATCATTCGAGCACTGACCGGACAGCGATCCTCGCAAGTGCTTGCGATCGTGAAGACGATCAACTCGGCGATTGCTCGCTACATCGCTGTCAAAACATTCGTCAGTCTGTTGACGGGGATCCTAACCGGGCTGGCGCTTTGGATCTTCGATGTCGATTTCACGATTCTCTGGAGCGTGTTGACCTTTGTCGCCAATTTCATTCCATACCTGGGTAGTTTCGTCGCGGTGCTGCTGCCGGTGCTGCTCGACTGGGTGCAGACTGGCAGTTTGGTGCATGCGGCGGCATTGCTCCTGATTCTCACGGGAGTGCAGCAATTCATCGGCATCGTGGTCGAGCCTTGGTTGATCGGAAAGCGGTTAGACCTTTCGCCATTGGTGGTGATTCTCTCGCTGGCATTTTGGGGAAGCCTGTGGGGGATTCCCGGGATGATTTTGGCGGTGCCGTTGGTGGTTGTCATGCGGACGATTCTGGCGAATATCCCTCAGACGATGTTTCTGGCCATTCTACTGGCCAACCCCGACGAGCCTCTGACGCAAGGATCGGTGCTGGATGACCAATTTGTCGATGGAACCTGA
- a CDS encoding SGNH/GDSL hydrolase family protein, whose product MKRFGILLAAWLVFGRFSPGIAAEPPAVSLRSGDRIVLVGGTLIEREQREGYWETALMLRHPNLDLTVRNLGWSGDTVFGEARAWFDPPEKGYQRLVEQTITEKPTVILLNYGLNESYAGNSGLERFAKQYERLLNDLSPAKARMVLMLPPLAESMPAPLPSVEATNARLEVYRQRIRDIAAKRGLPTIDIQPRIDAMPAEWKRIHRTDNGLHLSAAGYRRTATLFADLFASDQPWSVSLNADGTVAKQSGVTATAEPAGKKVTLQLHDATLPLPTFLPTLPDAAYPPHELRKIVATGWEGNFQLRAGNADLGTVSAADLAKGVTITRGPMFEQSEQVRKQVVLKNQHYFNKWRPQNDTYLYGFRKHEQGQNFKELAQFDPLIAAAEKQIAELRHPKPVTLVMEPQTAPLPR is encoded by the coding sequence GTGAAGCGTTTTGGAATCCTTTTGGCAGCCTGGCTGGTATTCGGGCGATTCTCTCCTGGCATCGCCGCCGAGCCTCCTGCCGTCTCCCTCCGCAGTGGCGATCGCATCGTCCTCGTCGGTGGGACGTTAATCGAACGGGAACAGCGCGAAGGGTATTGGGAAACCGCGCTGATGCTGCGACACCCCAACCTCGATCTCACCGTTCGGAATTTGGGCTGGTCGGGTGACACCGTCTTTGGCGAAGCCCGCGCCTGGTTCGATCCCCCCGAAAAAGGCTATCAACGACTCGTCGAACAGACGATCACCGAAAAGCCGACCGTGATTCTCCTCAATTATGGGCTGAACGAATCGTATGCCGGTAATTCGGGATTGGAACGATTCGCGAAGCAATACGAACGACTATTGAACGATTTGTCGCCCGCCAAAGCCCGCATGGTGCTGATGCTCCCGCCGTTGGCGGAGTCGATGCCCGCACCGCTACCGTCGGTCGAAGCCACCAACGCTCGTTTGGAAGTGTATCGTCAGCGGATTCGAGACATTGCCGCGAAGCGTGGCCTGCCGACGATCGACATTCAACCGCGAATCGATGCCATGCCCGCCGAATGGAAGCGCATCCACCGCACGGATAACGGGTTGCATCTCTCGGCGGCGGGGTATCGTCGCACGGCAACGCTGTTCGCCGATCTGTTTGCGTCGGATCAACCGTGGTCGGTTTCGCTGAATGCGGATGGCACCGTGGCGAAGCAGTCGGGAGTGACCGCGACTGCCGAACCCGCCGGGAAGAAAGTCACGCTCCAGTTGCACGATGCGACGTTGCCGTTGCCGACGTTTCTGCCGACGCTGCCAGATGCGGCCTATCCCCCCCACGAGTTGCGGAAGATCGTCGCGACCGGTTGGGAAGGGAACTTCCAACTGCGTGCCGGGAATGCGGATCTTGGGACCGTGTCGGCTGCGGATCTCGCCAAGGGCGTCACCATCACGCGTGGACCGATGTTCGAGCAATCCGAACAAGTCCGCAAGCAAGTCGTGCTGAAGAATCAGCATTACTTCAATAAGTGGCGACCGCAGAACGACACGTACTTGTACGGATTCCGGAAGCATGAACAGGGACAAAATTTTAAGGAACTCGCCCAATTTGATCCGCTGATCGCTGCGGCGGAAAAGCAAATCGCCGAATTGCGACACCCCAAGCCGGTTACCCTCGTGATGGAACCCCAGACCGCTCCTCTCCCTCGTTGA
- the gluQRS gene encoding tRNA glutamyl-Q(34) synthetase GluQRS — MAGSMTVTRLAPSPTGAQHLGNARTFLITWLAARTQNSTIILRIEDIDSPRVKPESVTSLAVDLEWLGLDWDVGPIRQTERLARYQDALAQLQQQERVYPCTCSRSDIAHAASAPHWEHEGPVYPGNCANRRASDAASLTGRPFAWRFRASDPGPFCDGFMGQVHLNPCEIGGDFVVWKSADTPAYQLAVVVDDAEMGVTHVIRGDDLLPSTPRQILLYQALVLPQPQFAHVPLVIGADGRRLAKRHGDTRLSAFREQGIAAERVVGLLAWSCGWIDRIEPISARDLLRLFQWATIPKQPFVVSPDVLAAIGFRLNS; from the coding sequence ATGGCTGGCTCCATGACCGTCACCCGCTTGGCCCCCTCGCCGACGGGGGCGCAACATCTGGGCAACGCGCGAACGTTTCTGATCACTTGGCTGGCCGCGCGGACTCAGAATTCGACGATCATTCTACGAATCGAGGATATCGATTCTCCGCGCGTGAAACCCGAATCGGTGACATCACTTGCGGTCGATCTGGAATGGTTGGGCCTGGATTGGGATGTGGGGCCGATCCGACAGACGGAACGACTCGCGCGCTATCAGGATGCCTTGGCGCAGCTGCAGCAACAGGAACGGGTCTATCCCTGTACCTGTTCGCGGTCGGATATCGCACACGCGGCCAGTGCCCCGCATTGGGAGCATGAGGGGCCGGTCTATCCTGGGAATTGTGCCAACCGTCGTGCGAGTGATGCTGCTTCGTTAACCGGGCGACCATTCGCGTGGCGATTTCGGGCCAGTGATCCGGGACCGTTTTGCGATGGATTCATGGGCCAAGTTCATTTGAATCCTTGTGAGATTGGCGGCGATTTCGTCGTGTGGAAATCGGCGGACACCCCCGCATACCAATTAGCGGTCGTGGTGGATGATGCCGAAATGGGCGTCACTCACGTCATTCGCGGCGATGATCTCCTTCCTTCAACACCGCGACAAATCCTGTTATATCAAGCACTTGTGTTACCCCAGCCACAGTTCGCCCATGTGCCCTTGGTGATCGGTGCGGATGGGCGACGGTTAGCGAAACGTCACGGCGATACGCGATTGTCGGCGTTTCGGGAGCAGGGGATCGCCGCCGAACGGGTGGTCGGTTTGTTGGCTTGGTCCTGTGGCTGGATCGACCGAATCGAGCCGATTTCCGCACGGGACTTGCTCAGGCTCTTTCAGTGGGCTACGATTCCCAAGCAGCCCTTCGTTGTCTCGCCGGACGTGCTTGCCGCGATCGGCTTCCGATTGAATTCCTAG
- a CDS encoding WD40 repeat domain-containing protein, whose translation MSDWRRMFGLGCLLGMTMIALPATTSGQNKGTKATTGFEALANVKLPASLKPSSDLSSELFVMLGAAEGRIDTLAVHPENKQIAMTAPNGKLQLYGIPSLKSVILTKRFPSKIVCTAYSPSGNILAMGDAEGNLHFWSVAATPIASRAIIKEAHTGGPIYTIAYAPDGKTLVSGGSDGLIRVWDASSMPPKLRAKLEGHEKYVRDLAFTPDSAVLASSGADDLTLRMWDLATDPPEALDVLKHEKPVASVAFSSDGRLMASGSYGDSLIRIWRTDEQHPKELGSFRAPRPNVRQVRFTPDGTKLIALVKNRDDDEIIFATLQGAVQKSWKFPHHLGGFVLTADGEHLITLNEDSVYIAKLANP comes from the coding sequence ATGAGTGATTGGCGGCGAATGTTCGGGTTGGGGTGTTTGTTGGGCATGACCATGATTGCGCTGCCCGCGACCACTTCCGGACAAAACAAAGGGACCAAAGCCACGACGGGATTCGAGGCGTTGGCCAATGTGAAGTTACCCGCGTCTCTGAAGCCATCAAGCGATCTTTCGAGTGAGTTGTTCGTCATGCTCGGTGCGGCCGAGGGGCGAATCGATACGCTGGCGGTCCACCCCGAAAATAAACAGATTGCCATGACCGCTCCCAATGGCAAACTGCAACTGTATGGCATCCCCTCGCTGAAATCGGTCATTCTCACCAAGCGATTCCCGTCGAAAATTGTCTGCACGGCATACTCTCCCAGCGGCAACATCTTGGCCATGGGCGATGCGGAAGGCAATTTGCATTTCTGGAGCGTCGCCGCCACACCGATCGCCAGCCGTGCGATCATCAAAGAAGCACATACGGGTGGGCCCATTTACACGATCGCCTATGCACCCGATGGCAAAACACTGGTCAGTGGTGGCTCGGATGGGCTGATTCGCGTGTGGGATGCCAGCTCGATGCCGCCGAAATTGCGTGCCAAGTTGGAAGGGCATGAAAAATATGTCCGCGATTTGGCCTTCACACCGGATTCTGCGGTGTTGGCCAGCTCCGGTGCGGATGACCTGACCTTGCGCATGTGGGATCTTGCGACCGATCCACCCGAAGCGCTGGATGTGCTGAAGCACGAAAAGCCGGTAGCCTCGGTTGCGTTTTCGTCCGATGGTCGGCTCATGGCTTCGGGTTCGTATGGCGATAGTCTCATTCGCATTTGGCGGACAGATGAGCAACATCCCAAAGAATTGGGAAGTTTTCGCGCGCCCCGTCCCAATGTGCGACAAGTGCGGTTCACGCCGGATGGCACCAAGCTGATTGCCTTGGTTAAGAATCGGGACGACGACGAGATTATCTTTGCGACGCTGCAAGGAGCGGTGCAGAAATCCTGGAAGTTTCCGCATCATTTGGGTGGATTCGTGCTGACTGCCGATGGCGAGCATTTGATTACGCTGAATGAAGATTCGGTCTACATTGCCAAGCTGGCGAATCCGTAA